The Halanaerobiales bacterium genome includes the window ATCAACAAAAGCATCAATTACATTTTCTAAACTCATACCTTTAAATAAAGCTACCAGAATTGCTGAGATTACAGCAAACATAAAGGCTTGAGGTATATATAATTTTCCGACTATAAATTTAGGAATAACTCCAATTCCTAAGAGGGTTCCAAGTGGAATAAGAAAATCTAAAATACTACTATTATAACCATCAGGAATTTCAGTTTCTGTAAGTTCATCAGAAGATAGAGGTCTTGCTCCATCTCGATTAACTTTTCCAGTTTCTTTAACTCTTTTTATAGCCTTTCTCATTTTTTCACCAATAAAAGGCAGTTTTTCAATTGATAGTAAAAAAGTAAATAGAATTGCTATAAAAGCATAAAAATTGAATGGAATTGCTTTAAAAAAGAAGTTTACTCCGGCCTGTTGATCAGGGATTAAAGGAATTGTTCCAGCTACCAATCCAGCAATATAAATTGGCCAGGCATTAAAAGGAACCAAAGTGGCTATTGGAGAAGCTGTAGAGTCTACAATGTAAGATAATTCTTCATGAGATACTCCTGCTTCGTCACAAACCGGTCTTACTGTACTACCGGCTAAAATTGTACTTATAGTTCCTCCCTGATGAAAAACAACTCCCATAATCCAGGCAAATAATTTGGCTGTTTTTCTTCCTCTTACCATTTTTTTACTGGCCCAAAGGGCAAATTTTTGTGCACCACCGGTTCTGGTCCAAAGCCCTATTAATCCTCCTAAAAACCAGAGATATACTAATAATATTTTAGAATAATCTGGTGAACCTAAAGATGGTATAAGGTAATGGCCTACAATATCATAATTTCCTGAAATAATACCGCCAGCAACTATACCTAAAAAAAGTGAAGGAACAACCTGTCTGGTAGCAAAAGCTAAAATTAAGGCTAATGCTGGAGGGATTATAGAATAGATACCATAATGATCTGAAGTGTTATTTTGGGCAAAGCCAACACTACTTAATAAAAATGATAATGCAACAACTAAAAAAGTTAAAAACAACCATTTTTTCAGAGAATCTTTTGAAAAATTTCCTACTAAATTACTCATAAATTTTTATATCCTCCCTTAAATATATTTAAAATTTTAGATTAGTAATAAAAGATTTAGTATAAAAAGTATTCAAAAAATTATAAATAATAATCACTAACTCAAATATTGTAAATTAATTATAAAGGGAGGATAACAAAATATATTAAATTGTATCTATTTGTTACATTTTTTTTGTTAATTATCTAACTATTTAACTACAACTATAAAAGAGAATATTATCAATAAACTTTTTAAAATTAACTTTTCCTCTTTTATTGTTTTTTTCTCGAATATAATCCATTTCATTTCTGATTTCCTTAAAATCATAGAGGCTATTAGAATATTTTTGAAAGGTTTTATTCATATAATCCTCTACTCCTAAATGGGCTAAATTTCTTAAACCTTTTAAAGCAGCGCGTCTTATTCTTTGTTCAACAGCTTTATAACTATCATTAAACTTACTGCAAATATCTTTTATAGTATAATCATCAATTTCGTTGTCACTTGAGATAAGATAGGAACATATATTAATTATATCTTTACTTCCACTTTCACCTAAAATACCTATTTCATTTAATATTTTTTTTATTTTTTGTTCATGATCTTTTTTATTATTTAAATTTACATTTAAATTTGTATTGTCAACTAAATCATTAATTTGATTAATAACTTTGTTTTCTTCTATTTGCTTAATTTCTTTTTTGATCACATTTTCAACTTCAATAGCATTTATTGGTTTGGAAATATAATATTCTACTCCATTTTGATAAGCTTTTGATATCATATCTTTTTCTTGTACCTGAGAAATCATAATAAAATTTATATTTTGATCTTCTTCTTTAATTTCTTTCATAAGAGTAATACCATCTTTTTTAGGCATCAGTAAATCTATTAAAACAATATCTGGTTTTAATATCAATATATCTTCTTTAGCTTTTTCACTATTTAGTGAGTGTGAGATAACAGTACCAAGATTTCTATCATTAATTATTTTTTTTAAAAGAGTTACAATATTAAAATCATCTTCTACAATAAAAAACTTCATTTATTTACCTCCAGTCTTCTTTT containing:
- a CDS encoding sodium:proton antiporter, with protein sequence MSNLVGNFSKDSLKKWLFLTFLVVALSFLLSSVGFAQNNTSDHYGIYSIIPPALALILAFATRQVVPSLFLGIVAGGIISGNYDIVGHYLIPSLGSPDYSKILLVYLWFLGGLIGLWTRTGGAQKFALWASKKMVRGRKTAKLFAWIMGVVFHQGGTISTILAGSTVRPVCDEAGVSHEELSYIVDSTASPIATLVPFNAWPIYIAGLVAGTIPLIPDQQAGVNFFFKAIPFNFYAFIAILFTFLLSIEKLPFIGEKMRKAIKRVKETGKVNRDGARPLSSDELTETEIPDGYNSSILDFLIPLGTLLGIGVIPKFIVGKLYIPQAFMFAVISAILVALFKGMSLENVIDAFVD
- a CDS encoding response regulator, whose protein sequence is MKFFIVEDDFNIVTLLKKIINDRNLGTVISHSLNSEKAKEDILILKPDIVLIDLLMPKKDGITLMKEIKEEDQNINFIMISQVQEKDMISKAYQNGVEYYISKPINAIEVENVIKKEIKQIEENKVINQINDLVDNTNLNVNLNNKKDHEQKIKKILNEIGILGESGSKDIINICSYLISSDNEIDDYTIKDICSKFNDSYKAVEQRIRRAALKGLRNLAHLGVEDYMNKTFQKYSNSLYDFKEIRNEMDYIREKNNKRGKVNFKKFIDNILFYSCS